One region of Phycisphaerae bacterium genomic DNA includes:
- a CDS encoding DUF2961 domain-containing protein has protein sequence MRTTPTWMLVCCAGLTTAIRSPGSDFSSLSKLDHGKVRAENGLWIETPLERQFKSGKEVVVADVKGPGVITMIHFALPNWSVGKPKEYTLGRELLIKMWWDGEAEPSVNCPFVDFFCDPAGFRQQVNTALVNKRRGWNAYFPMPFRQSARITLVYEGPQEAGETLWAMMPCYSYVMWRSLDSVPADQGYFHAHWRQRGLLIGKEQYVALEAKGRGKFVGWNVTMRRPGSPAYPVDMNEKFRVDGEKEASVEFQGIEDSFGFSWGFPENENVFPLAGYWPFKQGAMAYRFFIHDSISFEKSLDVAIGFGEKEDPMFHREFSKPGSTMQFSSTVYWYQAEPHAAFPPMPAAAEREPAPEDPFWPDKEQLPSEQSLRDRHVKLHVMCGRPKKEVFFAEPGFGMTPHTGYTFAGWPLPVYHTRADNTELKIDLTVPKGAAGTLRLYILDPDTFEGGRRQQVFIGDQDLGTFERFQEGKWIETGVTSPQTEDGRLAIRIKNLSARSNAVLSVIEWIGAR, from the coding sequence ATGAGAACCACCCCAACCTGGATGCTCGTTTGTTGTGCTGGACTGACCACCGCTATACGAAGTCCCGGCTCCGACTTCTCCAGCCTCTCCAAGCTGGATCACGGCAAGGTCCGGGCCGAGAACGGGCTCTGGATCGAAACCCCGCTGGAGCGACAGTTCAAGTCCGGCAAGGAAGTCGTCGTGGCCGACGTCAAAGGACCCGGCGTCATCACCATGATCCACTTCGCTCTGCCGAACTGGTCGGTCGGCAAACCCAAGGAATACACCCTCGGCCGCGAACTGCTCATCAAGATGTGGTGGGACGGCGAGGCGGAGCCGAGCGTCAACTGCCCGTTCGTGGACTTCTTCTGTGATCCGGCCGGCTTCCGCCAACAAGTCAACACCGCCCTGGTCAACAAGCGCCGCGGCTGGAACGCCTACTTCCCGATGCCATTCCGCCAGTCCGCCAGGATCACCCTGGTCTACGAGGGACCGCAAGAGGCAGGCGAGACGCTCTGGGCGATGATGCCCTGCTACTCGTACGTCATGTGGCGGTCACTCGACTCCGTGCCGGCCGACCAAGGCTACTTCCATGCCCACTGGCGGCAGCGCGGCCTGCTGATCGGCAAGGAGCAGTACGTCGCACTCGAGGCCAAGGGCAGAGGCAAGTTCGTCGGCTGGAACGTCACCATGCGGCGGCCGGGGTCCCCCGCCTATCCGGTGGACATGAACGAGAAGTTCCGTGTGGACGGCGAGAAGGAGGCCTCAGTCGAATTCCAGGGGATCGAAGACTCGTTCGGCTTCAGCTGGGGCTTCCCGGAGAACGAAAACGTGTTTCCGCTGGCCGGCTACTGGCCGTTCAAACAGGGCGCGATGGCCTACCGGTTCTTCATCCACGACAGCATCTCCTTCGAGAAATCACTCGACGTGGCCATCGGGTTCGGCGAAAAAGAGGATCCCATGTTCCACCGCGAGTTCAGCAAACCCGGCAGCACAATGCAGTTCTCCAGCACGGTCTACTGGTACCAGGCCGAGCCCCACGCCGCATTCCCGCCCATGCCCGCCGCGGCAGAACGCGAACCCGCACCAGAAGACCCCTTCTGGCCCGACAAAGAGCAACTCCCCAGCGAACAATCACTGCGCGACCGCCATGTGAAGCTGCACGTGATGTGCGGGCGCCCCAAGAAAGAGGTTTTCTTCGCCGAGCCCGGATTCGGCATGACCCCCCATACAGGCTACACCTTCGCCGGCTGGCCGCTGCCCGTCTATCACACGCGGGCGGACAACACCGAGCTCAAGATCGACCTCACCGTCCCGAAAGGCGCGGCCGGAACGCTGCGGCTGTATATCCTGGATCCGGACACCTTCGAGGGCGGCCGCCGCCAGCAGGTCTTCATCGGCGACCAGGATCTGGGCACGTTCGAGCGATTCCAGGAGGGCAAGTGGATCGAGACCGGAGTGACCTCGCCGCAAACGGAGGACGGCAGACTGGCGATCCGCATCAAGAACCTGAGCGCCCGCTCCAACGCAGTGCTGTCGGTCATCGAGTGGATCGGGGCGCGGTAA
- a CDS encoding response regulator — protein sequence MAEPFDGKNILIVDDDPDILVAIEAAFKDIGATITTATDGNTATTKAQDAGIDLIILDAMLPQRSGFLVLEKLKGKKPRGSKPYVIMITANTGKRHQQWAESLGADGYINKPFRMDRLIESAKNLLAKG from the coding sequence ATGGCTGAACCTTTTGACGGGAAGAACATACTCATCGTCGATGACGACCCGGACATTCTGGTTGCGATCGAGGCCGCGTTCAAGGACATCGGGGCCACGATTACTACGGCGACTGACGGTAACACCGCCACCACGAAGGCTCAGGATGCCGGCATTGACCTGATCATTCTGGATGCGATGCTCCCCCAGCGCAGTGGTTTTCTTGTTCTCGAGAAACTCAAGGGCAAGAAGCCTCGCGGCAGCAAGCCCTACGTCATCATGATCACGGCCAATACCGGCAAGCGTCATCAGCAGTGGGCCGAGAGCCTCGGCGCGGATGGCTACATCAACAAGCCGTTCCGCATGGATCGGCTGATCGAATCGGCCAAGAACCTGCTCGCCAAGGGCTGA
- a CDS encoding chemotaxis response regulator protein-glutamate methylesterase, producing the protein MNLTRVLIVDDSAVVRKILATTLGSDPRIEVVGAATDGRDALVKIHSLRPDVVTLDVEMPRLNGLGVLERVPSRAPVAFVMVSSLTQSGARITMEALHKGAFDFVTKPRPGRMTGSADFRTRLCERVLAAARNKYRRRVISSRTIPTNAPSLPPSQVRGWVVAIGISCGGPQTLMEMLPAFPSDFPPILLTQHMPAAFTSSFARYLNAASSMTVVQATHLARIESGHVYVAPGNRHLRINRRNASLVIELDDGPKVSGHRPSADTLFDSVARTCGPFAIGIIMTGMGADGAQGLRQMRQNGAWTIAQDEQTSLVYGMPKEAVRIGAADGVVPLPKIPLTVARLMSRGPKKATTSPQTQSLQLSIT; encoded by the coding sequence ATGAATCTGACCCGAGTCCTGATCGTCGATGACAGCGCGGTGGTCAGGAAGATCCTGGCCACCACTCTGGGAAGCGATCCGCGAATCGAGGTGGTCGGGGCTGCAACCGACGGCCGAGACGCCTTGGTGAAAATCCACTCGCTACGCCCCGATGTGGTCACGCTGGACGTGGAGATGCCCAGACTCAACGGCCTGGGCGTCCTGGAACGCGTGCCCAGCCGGGCACCCGTGGCATTCGTCATGGTTTCTTCGTTGACCCAGTCCGGCGCCCGGATCACCATGGAAGCCCTGCACAAGGGAGCGTTTGATTTCGTCACCAAGCCGCGCCCGGGTCGCATGACCGGATCCGCCGATTTCCGCACCCGCCTCTGCGAACGCGTGCTGGCAGCGGCCCGCAACAAGTACCGGCGACGTGTGATCTCCTCCAGGACAATCCCGACCAACGCCCCGTCGCTGCCACCCAGCCAGGTCCGAGGCTGGGTCGTCGCGATCGGTATCAGTTGCGGCGGCCCGCAGACACTCATGGAAATGCTCCCCGCGTTCCCCAGCGACTTCCCCCCCATCTTGCTGACGCAGCACATGCCTGCCGCGTTCACCTCCTCCTTCGCCAGGTACCTCAACGCCGCCTCTTCCATGACCGTTGTGCAGGCCACGCACCTCGCTCGTATTGAAAGCGGACACGTCTACGTCGCCCCCGGAAACCGACATCTCCGCATCAACCGCCGCAACGCCTCCCTGGTCATCGAACTCGACGACGGCCCCAAAGTCAGCGGGCACCGCCCTTCCGCTGACACCCTCTTCGATTCCGTGGCCCGCACCTGCGGCCCCTTCGCGATCGGCATCATCATGACCGGAATGGGCGCCGACGGCGCCCAAGGCCTTCGCCAGATGAGGCAGAATGGAGCCTGGACCATCGCCCAGGATGAACAAACCAGCCTCGTCTATGGCATGCCCAAAGAAGCCGTCAGGATCGGGGCGGCCGACGGCGTCGTTCCGCTTCCCAAGATCCCCCTGACGGTTGCCCGACTGATGTCACGCGGACCCAAGAAAGCCACAACCAGCCCTCAAACCCAGTCTCTCCAACTGTCGATAACTTGA
- a CDS encoding polysaccharide biosynthesis protein — protein MSDASAIRRLTWRPYPFIWRSLLLHSVVFALCLFLSFMAAYGPYPPERNSVFDFGSGYYYYHPAADKGTGTGQELVYWFSREFLTFLPVALVIKIAVFGFLGIYRESWRYVGLSDVFRITTASYISAFLCVAMAYLGTYVLIPAGVLSEPPAKWVPDRVLLLDWFFTMVLVASARISYRLYYEKVYDPTDASGTRLLIVGAGDVGDSILREVVRDTTARYHVIGLLDDNPRKHGTRIRGVDVLGPPEALPTIAEKQEVQEVLFAMPDAPQKRIRELVNRCTRQGLNLRFRTVPAVSDLIAGRVEISQIKPVDIEDLLGRDPITLDSDAIGDYLRDKVVLVTGAGGSIGSEMCRQICRFKPRRLLLLERMENALFEINRQLARSFPDIDRVPCVADIGDFDRIRQILRTERPTAIFHAAAHKHVPMMEWNPGEAIKNNIVGTRVLADAANEHGIAKFVMISTDKAVNPTSVMGCTKRVAEMYVQQLSAATGGKTEFVTVRFGNVLGSSGSVVPIFKEQIARGGPVTITHRDMVRYFMTIPEASQLVLQAGAMGKGGEIFLLDMGEPVRILQLAETLITLCGLRPKDDIEIVETGMRPGEKLFEELSITGEDVSRTAHPKIGIIKKRPEDFNRVCQRIQLLVSIADTATSEEIRRELQATVPEYTPSVPAPAPRPAAAPDRTHLSLAGNSPNPEPNRASPSPR, from the coding sequence ATGAGCGACGCATCAGCGATACGCAGGCTGACCTGGCGGCCATACCCGTTTATCTGGCGGTCGCTCCTCCTCCACTCAGTGGTCTTCGCCCTGTGTTTGTTCCTGTCCTTCATGGCCGCCTACGGACCCTACCCCCCCGAGCGAAACAGCGTTTTCGACTTTGGATCAGGCTACTACTACTACCATCCTGCCGCAGACAAGGGAACCGGAACCGGTCAGGAACTCGTCTACTGGTTCTCGCGCGAGTTCCTGACATTCCTCCCCGTCGCCCTTGTCATTAAAATAGCGGTTTTTGGTTTTCTTGGGATTTATAGGGAGTCATGGCGGTACGTCGGCCTGAGCGACGTATTCAGAATCACCACCGCCTCCTACATCAGCGCTTTCCTCTGCGTGGCAATGGCCTATCTCGGCACCTACGTGCTCATCCCCGCCGGTGTACTGTCCGAGCCCCCCGCCAAGTGGGTCCCCGACCGGGTCCTGCTGCTGGACTGGTTCTTCACTATGGTCCTGGTGGCCTCGGCCCGCATCAGCTACCGACTCTACTACGAGAAAGTCTACGATCCCACCGATGCGTCGGGAACGCGCCTGCTCATCGTCGGAGCCGGCGACGTGGGGGACTCCATCCTCCGCGAAGTCGTCCGCGACACCACCGCCCGCTACCACGTCATCGGACTCCTCGACGACAATCCCCGCAAACACGGAACACGAATTCGCGGCGTCGATGTGCTCGGGCCACCGGAAGCACTCCCGACCATCGCCGAGAAACAAGAGGTCCAGGAAGTCCTCTTCGCCATGCCCGACGCGCCTCAAAAACGTATCCGGGAACTCGTGAATCGCTGCACCAGGCAGGGCCTGAATCTCCGCTTCCGCACCGTGCCCGCGGTCAGCGATCTGATCGCAGGACGAGTCGAGATCAGTCAGATCAAGCCCGTCGATATCGAGGACCTGCTCGGCCGAGACCCCATCACCCTGGATAGCGATGCCATCGGCGACTACCTCCGGGACAAGGTCGTGCTGGTCACCGGCGCCGGCGGATCCATCGGCTCCGAAATGTGCCGCCAGATCTGCCGGTTCAAGCCCCGGCGATTGCTGCTCCTCGAACGCATGGAAAACGCACTCTTCGAGATCAATCGCCAGTTGGCCCGCAGCTTCCCGGACATCGACCGGGTGCCTTGCGTGGCCGACATCGGCGACTTCGATCGGATCCGGCAGATCCTGCGAACCGAGCGCCCCACCGCCATCTTCCACGCCGCCGCCCACAAGCACGTGCCTATGATGGAGTGGAATCCCGGAGAGGCCATCAAGAACAACATCGTCGGCACGCGAGTGCTGGCCGATGCCGCCAACGAGCACGGGATCGCCAAGTTCGTGATGATCTCCACCGACAAGGCCGTCAACCCCACCAGCGTGATGGGCTGCACCAAACGAGTGGCGGAGATGTACGTCCAGCAACTGTCCGCGGCAACCGGCGGCAAGACCGAATTCGTCACCGTCCGGTTCGGAAACGTCCTCGGCAGCAGCGGAAGCGTGGTCCCCATCTTCAAGGAACAGATCGCACGCGGCGGCCCAGTGACCATCACCCATCGCGACATGGTCCGCTACTTCATGACCATCCCCGAGGCCTCTCAACTCGTGCTCCAGGCCGGAGCCATGGGCAAGGGCGGTGAGATCTTCCTCCTGGATATGGGCGAACCGGTCCGTATCCTCCAATTGGCCGAGACCCTCATCACCCTGTGTGGCCTTCGCCCCAAGGACGACATCGAAATCGTTGAGACCGGTATGCGCCCAGGAGAAAAGCTCTTCGAAGAACTGTCTATCACCGGAGAAGACGTCAGCCGTACCGCCCACCCCAAAATCGGCATCATCAAGAAGCGACCCGAAGACTTCAACCGCGTCTGCCAGCGCATCCAGCTCCTGGTCAGCATCGCTGATACGGCCACATCCGAAGAGATCCGGCGCGAACTCCAGGCAACCGTCCCGGAATACACCCCTTCCGTCCCCGCCCCGGCACCCAGGCCCGCCGCCGCCCCGGACCGAACCCACCTCTCCCTGGCCGGCAACTCACCCAACCCCGAGCCCAACCGCGCATCCCCATCCCCCAGATAG
- a CDS encoding FHA domain-containing protein has translation MATLMVLQGPDKGRTYRTLNEIAVLGRESDQIPLTDRTVSRRHAELHPENGDWVLHDCNSVNGSYVNGVRIRKPVKLKHGDQIKIGATLLVYAGDQSRTELSPAHSPRDLVDLDVSSANMDSAILSSVSSEESVIIAGPELAEAAKAWRVMSELSSAIGAIIDPDQLLERVMDVIREELPVDHGFILMYDKESGDLIPRVVRSRRSIQASKQKITTSKKIIQHVIDTREAVLCTNAMTDARFAQDAAQDSIHSFGLRSVICSPIMVRSQLMGVIHIDSAAGAHTYTREQLRLMGAIGQMTGLAVQNAELVHQQMQTARLAATGETVAYLSHSIKNVLQALQGGAEIVEMGLKKQTLGTIAQGWAIVQRNLASIMQMTLNMLNFSKTREPNLRPCNLNHIVADVVIGLQRKADEQQVMLLTDLEEPFPPIPLDADGIEQAAMNLISNAIEAVAAKTGVVNVSTRFNAKEAIADLIVSDNGPGIEPTKIENLFEPFKSTKGQGGTGLGLPVARKIVREHHGRIVVESTSGKGTVFRVRLPVQQMPQASGETYSNVD, from the coding sequence GTGGCAACTCTGATGGTACTGCAGGGTCCCGACAAAGGGCGAACCTACCGCACCCTCAACGAAATCGCCGTCCTCGGCCGCGAGAGCGACCAGATCCCCCTCACCGATCGAACCGTGTCTCGCCGCCATGCCGAACTGCACCCGGAGAACGGCGACTGGGTCCTCCACGACTGCAATAGCGTGAACGGCTCCTACGTCAACGGCGTCAGGATCCGAAAGCCGGTCAAGCTGAAACACGGCGATCAGATCAAAATCGGGGCCACGCTGCTGGTCTACGCGGGCGACCAGTCCCGAACCGAACTGAGCCCCGCCCACAGCCCCCGGGACCTGGTCGACCTGGACGTCAGCAGCGCCAACATGGACTCGGCCATCCTCTCCTCGGTATCCAGCGAGGAATCGGTCATCATCGCCGGCCCGGAACTGGCCGAGGCGGCCAAAGCCTGGCGCGTGATGTCCGAGCTGAGTTCGGCCATCGGGGCCATCATCGACCCCGACCAGCTCCTCGAACGGGTGATGGACGTCATTCGCGAGGAGCTGCCGGTCGACCACGGTTTCATCCTCATGTACGACAAGGAGAGCGGCGATCTGATCCCCCGCGTGGTGCGATCCCGGCGCAGCATCCAGGCAAGTAAACAGAAGATCACCACCTCCAAGAAGATCATCCAACATGTCATTGACACACGGGAAGCAGTGCTGTGCACGAACGCGATGACCGATGCCCGGTTCGCCCAGGACGCCGCCCAGGACAGCATCCACAGCTTCGGCCTGCGTTCCGTAATCTGCTCGCCAATCATGGTTCGCAGCCAGCTCATGGGTGTGATCCACATCGACTCCGCGGCCGGAGCCCACACCTACACCCGCGAGCAGCTGCGGCTCATGGGCGCCATCGGCCAGATGACCGGCCTGGCAGTCCAGAACGCCGAACTGGTCCATCAGCAGATGCAGACCGCCCGGCTGGCGGCTACCGGCGAAACCGTCGCCTACCTTTCGCACAGCATCAAGAACGTACTCCAAGCCCTCCAAGGCGGCGCCGAAATCGTGGAGATGGGCCTCAAGAAACAGACCCTCGGCACCATCGCCCAAGGGTGGGCTATCGTCCAACGAAACCTGGCCAGCATCATGCAGATGACCCTCAACATGCTCAACTTCAGTAAGACCCGCGAGCCCAACCTCCGGCCGTGCAACCTCAACCACATCGTCGCCGACGTGGTCATCGGCCTGCAGCGCAAGGCCGACGAGCAACAGGTCATGCTCCTCACCGACCTCGAGGAACCATTCCCCCCGATCCCCCTCGATGCCGACGGCATCGAGCAGGCGGCAATGAACCTGATCTCCAATGCCATCGAGGCCGTGGCCGCCAAGACCGGCGTCGTCAACGTGTCAACCCGTTTCAACGCCAAGGAGGCCATCGCCGACCTGATCGTCTCGGACAACGGCCCGGGAATCGAGCCCACCAAGATCGAAAACCTCTTCGAGCCGTTCAAGTCAACCAAGGGACAGGGGGGGACCGGCCTCGGGTTGCCGGTCGCTCGCAAGATCGTCCGTGAGCATCACGGACGCATCGTCGTGGAGAGCACCTCCGGCAAAGGCACTGTCTTCCGCGTCCGGCTGCCCGTCCAGCAAATGCCTCAGGCAAGCGGCGAAACGTACTCGAACGTCGACTAG